A genomic window from Micromonospora ferruginea includes:
- the glgB gene encoding 1,4-alpha-glucan branching protein GlgB, whose product MDQLIAGEAYDPHAVLGAHPADGSTTIRTLRRGAGEVTLLVDGDRHPMKRVHDAGVFEAVLPGEVSDYRVEVDGATLDDPYRYPPTLGELDLHLIGEGRHERLWAALGARVFDEGVAFTVWAPNARGVRVVGDATGWGPDDGWPMRSLGSSGVWEIFLPGVPAGSRYKYRILGADGRWRDKADPMAIRTEVPPATASVVHDSRYEWGDAGWLERRAARRPHEEPMSVYEVHLGSWRPGLGYRELAEQLTAYVTEMGFTHVELLPVMEHPFGGSWGYQVTGYYAPTARFGDPDDFRHLVDRLHAAGIGVILDWVPAHFPKDEWALARFDGTPLYEHPDPRRGEHPDWGTYVFDFGRNEVRNFLVANALYWLDEFHVDGLRVDAVASMLYLDYSRDDGQWAPNVHGGRENLEAIALLQEVNATVYRHHPGVLMIAEESTAWPGVTRPTSDGGLGFGFKWNMGWMHDTLLYTSKDPIYRQHHHHQLTFSLAYAWSENYVLPISHDEVVHGKGSLAGKMPGDTWQRLATVRALLAYMWAHPGKQLLFMGCELADDREWSEERGLDWYLTHDPARAGVQRLVADLNRAYRATPALWAQDTDPAGFRWIAGDDVANNTVSFIRIAPDGRTLVCVANFSAGPLEDYRIGLPAGGTWTEALNTDAHHYGGSGVGNLGEVHAENTPWHGMPASVALRVPPLGVLWLRQG is encoded by the coding sequence ATGGACCAGTTGATCGCCGGTGAGGCGTACGACCCGCACGCCGTGCTCGGCGCGCACCCAGCCGACGGGAGCACCACGATCCGGACGCTGCGCCGGGGCGCCGGCGAGGTGACGCTGCTGGTCGACGGCGACCGGCACCCGATGAAGCGGGTGCACGACGCCGGCGTGTTCGAGGCGGTGCTCCCCGGCGAGGTGTCCGACTACCGGGTCGAGGTGGACGGCGCCACGCTCGACGACCCGTACCGTTATCCGCCCACGCTCGGCGAGCTGGACCTGCACCTGATCGGCGAGGGGCGGCACGAGCGGCTCTGGGCGGCGCTGGGCGCCCGGGTCTTCGACGAGGGCGTGGCGTTCACCGTGTGGGCGCCCAACGCCCGCGGCGTGCGGGTGGTCGGCGACGCGACCGGCTGGGGGCCGGACGACGGCTGGCCGATGCGCTCGCTCGGCTCCAGCGGGGTGTGGGAGATCTTCCTGCCCGGCGTGCCGGCCGGCAGCCGCTACAAGTACCGCATCCTGGGCGCCGACGGCCGGTGGCGGGACAAGGCCGACCCGATGGCCATCCGCACCGAGGTGCCGCCGGCCACCGCGTCGGTGGTGCACGATTCCCGGTACGAGTGGGGCGACGCGGGCTGGCTGGAGCGGCGGGCGGCGCGGCGGCCGCACGAGGAGCCGATGAGCGTCTACGAGGTGCACCTGGGTTCGTGGCGACCCGGCCTCGGCTACCGCGAGCTGGCCGAGCAGTTGACCGCGTACGTCACCGAGATGGGCTTCACCCACGTGGAGCTCCTGCCGGTGATGGAGCACCCGTTCGGCGGCTCGTGGGGTTACCAGGTCACCGGCTACTACGCGCCCACCGCGCGCTTCGGCGACCCGGACGACTTCCGTCACCTGGTCGACCGGCTGCACGCCGCCGGCATCGGGGTGATCCTCGACTGGGTGCCGGCGCACTTCCCCAAGGACGAGTGGGCGCTCGCCCGCTTCGACGGCACCCCGCTCTACGAGCACCCCGACCCGCGTCGCGGCGAGCACCCCGACTGGGGCACGTACGTCTTCGACTTCGGCCGCAACGAGGTGCGCAACTTCCTGGTCGCCAACGCGCTCTACTGGCTCGACGAGTTCCACGTCGACGGGCTGCGGGTCGACGCGGTGGCCTCGATGCTCTACCTCGACTACTCCCGCGACGACGGGCAGTGGGCCCCGAACGTGCACGGCGGCCGGGAGAACCTGGAGGCCATCGCGCTGCTCCAGGAGGTCAACGCCACCGTCTACCGGCACCACCCGGGCGTGCTCATGATCGCCGAGGAGTCCACCGCCTGGCCGGGCGTCACCCGGCCGACCTCCGACGGCGGGCTCGGCTTCGGGTTCAAGTGGAACATGGGCTGGATGCACGACACCCTGCTCTACACCTCGAAGGACCCGATCTACCGCCAGCACCACCACCACCAGCTCACGTTCTCCCTGGCGTACGCGTGGAGCGAGAACTACGTGCTGCCGATCAGCCACGACGAGGTCGTGCACGGCAAGGGCTCCCTCGCCGGCAAGATGCCCGGCGACACCTGGCAGCGGCTGGCGACCGTGCGGGCGCTGCTGGCGTACATGTGGGCGCATCCCGGCAAGCAGTTGCTCTTCATGGGCTGCGAGCTGGCCGACGACCGGGAGTGGAGCGAGGAACGCGGCCTCGACTGGTACCTGACCCACGACCCGGCCCGCGCCGGCGTGCAACGCCTGGTCGCCGACCTGAACCGCGCCTACCGGGCCACCCCGGCGCTCTGGGCGCAGGACACCGACCCGGCCGGCTTCCGCTGGATCGCCGGCGACGACGTCGCCAACAACACGGTGTCGTTCATCCGGATCGCCCCCGACGGTCGGACGCTCGTCTGCGTGGCGAACTTCTCCGCGGGGCCGCTGGAGGACTACCGGATCGGCCTGCCGGCCGGCGGCACGTGGACCGAGGCGCTGAACACCGACGCCCACCACTACGGCGGGTCGGGGGTGGGCAACCTCGGCGAGGTGCACGCGGAGAACACCCCGTGGCACGGCATGCCGGCGTCGGTGGCGCTGCGGGTGCCGCCGCTGGGCGTGCTCTGGCTCCGCCAGGGCTGA
- a CDS encoding alpha-1,4-glucan--maltose-1-phosphate maltosyltransferase gives MTGRFPIEDVSPVVACGRYPAKAVVGEVVPVSARAYREGHDALGCNVVWLGPDGAARPFTRMRPGEPGQDRWHATITPDAVGEWRFTVEAFQDPYLTWQNAVTKKLAAGQGPTELANDLAEGARVLTAALGLVPKADRDRVREAARALGDEEIDLPRRVSAALDLAPLLWAYPVRELVTTGDERTLWVDRPRALFSAWYEFFPRSEGAVPATVDAPARSGTFVTALDRLPGVAAMGFDVLYLPPIHPIGRVNRKGRNNALTAGPDDVGSPWAIGADEGGHDAIHPDLGTPADFRDFVAAAAEQGLEVAMDLALQCAPDHPWVAEHPEWFTTRADGSIAYAENPPKKYQDIYPLNFDNDPEGIRAEVLRVVRHWVGEGVKIFRVDNPHTKPFDFWHWLIAEVKRVDPDVLFLAEAFTRPAIMHGLGKVGFTQSYTYFTWRTTAAEMREYCEELVASADWMRPNFWPNTPDILHSSLQHGGPPMFKIRAVLAALLSPSWGMYAGFELFEHVARPGAEEYLDNEKYELRPRDFDGALARGRSLAPFITTLNRVRRDNPALHQLRNLRFHDIDNPALLCWSKHDPETGNTVIVVCSFDSRTVQWGNTTLDMPALGFDWHERFTVRDELTGAEYAWGQRNAVRLDPYLQPAHVLTVRRPAPPTADEPARPAAPDLTVEDVPAELSGGTAPTAPAEKDDARWTS, from the coding sequence GTGACTGGACGGTTCCCGATCGAAGACGTCTCCCCCGTCGTCGCCTGCGGTCGCTACCCGGCCAAGGCGGTGGTCGGCGAGGTCGTACCGGTGTCGGCCCGGGCCTACCGCGAGGGCCACGACGCGCTCGGCTGCAACGTGGTGTGGCTCGGCCCGGACGGCGCGGCGCGGCCGTTCACCCGGATGCGTCCCGGCGAGCCGGGGCAGGACCGCTGGCACGCCACCATCACCCCGGACGCGGTCGGCGAGTGGCGGTTCACCGTCGAGGCGTTCCAGGATCCCTACCTCACCTGGCAGAACGCGGTGACCAAGAAGCTCGCCGCCGGCCAGGGTCCGACCGAGCTGGCCAACGACCTGGCCGAGGGCGCGCGGGTGCTGACCGCCGCGCTCGGGCTGGTGCCGAAGGCCGACCGCGATCGGGTACGCGAGGCCGCGCGCGCGCTGGGCGACGAGGAGATCGACCTTCCCCGGCGGGTCAGCGCGGCGCTCGACCTGGCGCCGCTGCTCTGGGCGTACCCGGTGCGCGAGCTGGTGACCACCGGCGACGAGCGCACGCTGTGGGTGGACCGTCCGCGGGCACTCTTCTCCGCCTGGTACGAATTCTTCCCCCGCTCCGAGGGCGCGGTCCCGGCGACCGTCGACGCGCCGGCCCGCTCCGGCACCTTCGTCACCGCGCTCGACCGCCTGCCGGGTGTCGCCGCGATGGGCTTCGACGTGCTCTACCTGCCGCCGATCCACCCGATCGGCCGGGTCAACCGCAAGGGGCGCAACAACGCGCTCACCGCCGGGCCGGACGACGTCGGCTCGCCGTGGGCGATCGGCGCGGACGAGGGCGGCCACGACGCCATCCACCCCGACCTGGGTACGCCTGCGGACTTCCGTGACTTCGTCGCGGCGGCCGCCGAGCAGGGCCTGGAGGTGGCGATGGACCTGGCGTTGCAGTGCGCGCCGGACCACCCGTGGGTGGCCGAGCATCCGGAGTGGTTCACCACCCGCGCCGACGGCAGCATCGCGTACGCGGAGAACCCGCCGAAGAAGTACCAGGACATCTATCCGCTGAACTTCGACAACGACCCGGAGGGCATCCGCGCCGAGGTGCTGCGGGTGGTCCGGCACTGGGTCGGCGAGGGCGTGAAGATCTTCCGGGTCGACAATCCGCACACCAAGCCGTTCGACTTCTGGCACTGGCTCATCGCCGAGGTGAAGCGCGTCGACCCGGACGTGCTGTTCCTCGCCGAGGCGTTCACCCGGCCGGCGATCATGCACGGGCTCGGCAAGGTCGGCTTCACCCAGTCGTACACCTATTTCACCTGGCGCACGACGGCCGCCGAGATGCGGGAGTACTGCGAGGAGCTGGTCGCCTCCGCCGACTGGATGCGGCCGAACTTCTGGCCCAACACGCCGGACATCCTGCACTCGTCGTTGCAGCACGGCGGGCCGCCGATGTTCAAGATCCGGGCGGTGCTGGCGGCGCTGCTCTCCCCCTCCTGGGGCATGTACGCGGGCTTCGAGCTGTTCGAGCACGTCGCCCGCCCCGGCGCCGAGGAATACCTGGACAACGAAAAGTACGAGCTGCGGCCCCGGGACTTCGACGGCGCGCTGGCGCGCGGGCGCTCGCTGGCACCGTTCATCACCACGCTCAACCGGGTCCGCCGCGACAACCCGGCCCTGCACCAGCTCCGCAACCTGCGCTTCCACGACATCGACAACCCGGCGCTGCTGTGCTGGTCGAAGCACGACCCGGAGACCGGCAACACGGTGATCGTGGTCTGCTCGTTCGACTCCCGCACGGTGCAGTGGGGCAACACCACGCTGGACATGCCGGCGCTCGGCTTCGACTGGCACGAGCGGTTCACCGTGCGCGACGAGCTGACCGGCGCGGAGTACGCCTGGGGGCAGCGCAACGCGGTGCGCCTCGACCCGTACCTGCAACCGGCGCACGTGCTCACGGTGCGCCGCCCGGCGCCGCCGACCGCCGACGAGCCGGCCCGCCCGGCCGCGCCCGACCTGACCGTCGAGGACGTACCCGCCGAGTTGTCCGGCGGCACCGCACCGACCGCACCGGCCGAGAAGGACGACGCACGATGGACCAGTTGA
- a CDS encoding App1 family protein — MPPTPPDQLAVPQLHRAARIEDALHGLVERRLRRTGWQPNIIAYAGYGAPGWARVLCRVLLGRPDTRRGRLEKVRGWRSFATLPAKHARVTIEVNGERQEVTADRSGFVDTVVEGDFTPGWGCVRLSVADAEPVEALVRILDPTVRFGVLSDIDDTVMVTALPRPMLAAWNTFVLDEHARTAVPGMAVLYERLATAHPGAPVFYLSTGAWNVAPTLTRFLSRHLYPAGPLLLTDWGPTADRWFRSGREHKRATLARLAREFPEVRWLLIGDDGQHDQEIYREFAAAHPDNVAGVAIRRLSPTQSVLAGSLPAPAGRSSSGPVGQKWLSAPDGAGLWKLLREADLV, encoded by the coding sequence GTGCCACCCACACCACCGGACCAGCTCGCCGTGCCGCAACTGCACCGGGCCGCGCGCATCGAGGACGCGCTGCACGGCCTGGTGGAACGCCGGCTGCGGCGCACCGGGTGGCAGCCCAACATCATCGCGTACGCCGGCTACGGCGCGCCCGGCTGGGCGCGGGTGCTCTGCCGGGTGCTGCTCGGCCGCCCCGACACCCGGCGCGGCCGGCTGGAGAAGGTGCGGGGCTGGCGCAGTTTCGCCACCCTGCCGGCCAAGCACGCCCGGGTCACCATCGAGGTCAACGGCGAGCGCCAGGAGGTGACCGCGGACCGCAGCGGCTTCGTGGACACCGTCGTCGAGGGCGACTTCACCCCCGGCTGGGGCTGCGTACGCCTGTCCGTGGCCGACGCCGAGCCGGTCGAGGCGCTGGTCCGCATCCTCGACCCGACCGTGCGCTTCGGTGTCCTCTCCGACATCGACGACACGGTCATGGTGACCGCGCTGCCCCGGCCCATGCTCGCCGCGTGGAACACGTTCGTCCTGGACGAGCACGCCCGCACCGCCGTCCCCGGCATGGCGGTGCTCTACGAGCGCCTGGCCACCGCCCACCCGGGCGCGCCGGTCTTCTACCTCTCCACCGGCGCCTGGAACGTCGCGCCGACGCTGACCCGGTTCCTGTCCCGGCACCTCTACCCGGCCGGGCCGCTGCTGCTGACCGACTGGGGCCCGACCGCCGACCGCTGGTTCCGCAGCGGGCGCGAACACAAGCGGGCCACGCTGGCCCGGCTGGCCCGGGAGTTCCCCGAGGTGCGCTGGCTGCTCATCGGCGACGACGGGCAGCACGACCAGGAGATCTACCGGGAGTTCGCCGCCGCCCACCCGGACAACGTGGCCGGCGTGGCGATCCGGCGGCTGTCACCGACCCAGTCGGTGCTCGCCGGCAGCCTGCCCGCCCCGGCGGGCCGCTCCTCGTCCGGCCCCGTCGGCCAGAAGTGGTTGAGCGCTCCCGACGGCGCCGGCCTGTGGAAGCTCCTCCGCGAAGCCGACCTGGTCTGA
- a CDS encoding DUF952 domain-containing protein: MIYKILADDEWARARADGRFAGTALDRQDGFLHLSAAGQVVETARRHFAGVTGLTLLAVDEARLGDALRWEASRGGALFPHLYAALPVDAVVAEHPLPADRPAADAVAELLA; the protein is encoded by the coding sequence GTGATCTACAAGATTCTCGCCGACGACGAGTGGGCGCGGGCGCGGGCGGACGGACGGTTCGCCGGCACCGCGCTGGACCGGCAGGACGGCTTCCTCCACCTCTCCGCCGCCGGCCAGGTGGTGGAGACCGCGCGCCGACACTTCGCCGGGGTCACCGGGTTGACCCTGCTCGCCGTGGACGAGGCGCGCCTCGGCGACGCGCTGCGCTGGGAGGCGTCCCGGGGCGGGGCGCTCTTCCCGCACCTGTACGCGGCGTTGCCGGTCGACGCGGTTGTCGCCGAGCATCCGCTGCCGGCGGATCGGCCGGCCGCCGACGCGGTGGCCGAACTGCTCGCCTGA
- a CDS encoding response regulator transcription factor yields the protein MRILLVEDDRRVAAALSSALTRRGYQVEHAATVAAALSAAPCDLVLLDLTLPDGDGTDLCRELRRRSSQLGIIAVTARGEERDRVLGLRLGADDYVVKPFSMVELQARIEAVLRRASHTVPERHLIEAGPVRIDVGGRTVSVAGRAVTLTRKEFDILLSLARQPGVAVPRDRILLDVWGTVWADRHTVEVHVGSLRGKLGDPTLVETVRGVGYRLRAA from the coding sequence GTGCGGATCCTCCTGGTCGAGGACGACCGTCGGGTCGCCGCGGCGCTGTCGTCCGCGCTGACCCGTCGCGGCTACCAGGTGGAACACGCCGCCACGGTCGCCGCCGCGCTCTCCGCCGCCCCCTGCGACCTGGTGCTGCTCGACCTGACCCTGCCCGACGGCGACGGCACCGACCTGTGCCGGGAGCTGCGCCGGCGCAGCAGCCAACTGGGCATCATCGCGGTGACCGCCCGGGGGGAGGAACGCGACCGGGTGCTGGGCCTGCGGCTGGGCGCCGACGACTACGTGGTCAAGCCGTTCTCGATGGTGGAGTTGCAGGCCCGGATCGAGGCGGTGCTGCGCCGGGCGTCGCACACCGTCCCGGAACGCCACCTCATCGAGGCGGGCCCGGTCCGCATCGACGTGGGCGGCCGGACGGTCAGCGTGGCCGGGCGGGCGGTCACCCTGACCCGCAAGGAGTTCGACATCCTGCTCTCGCTGGCCCGCCAGCCCGGGGTGGCGGTGCCGCGGGACCGGATCCTGCTCGACGTCTGGGGCACCGTCTGGGCCGACCGGCACACCGTCGAGGTGCACGTCGGGTCGCTGCGCGGCAAGCTGGGCGACCCGACGCTGGTGGAGACCGTGCGCGGGGTCGGCTACCGGCTCCGCGCCGCGTGA
- the yaaA gene encoding peroxide stress protein YaaA: MPVLILLPPSEGKAEAGTGRRLDLSKLSLSELTPAREAVLGALVDLCAGPDEAAAREALGLSEGQRGELRRNARLRAAATAPAGRLYTGVLYEALDLATLPPAAERAARRSVLISSGLWGAVRLTDRVPPYRCPIGARLPGVGALSAYWRAALGPAVTAAAGSGPVLDLRSGAYAATWAPRGVLAERTVTVRVLHERTVDGAPVRSVVSHFNKATKGRLVRDLLLAGARPRTAGALVSALRELTYTVEEAPLSAGRPRQVDLVVTDL, encoded by the coding sequence GTGCCGGTGCTCATCCTGCTTCCCCCGTCCGAGGGCAAGGCCGAGGCCGGCACCGGCCGCCGGCTGGACCTGTCGAAGCTGTCGCTGTCGGAGTTGACCCCGGCCCGGGAGGCGGTGCTGGGCGCGCTCGTCGACCTCTGCGCCGGCCCGGACGAGGCGGCGGCCCGCGAGGCGCTGGGCCTGAGCGAGGGGCAGCGCGGCGAGCTGCGGCGCAACGCGCGGCTGCGGGCGGCGGCCACCGCGCCGGCCGGACGGCTCTACACCGGGGTGCTCTACGAGGCGCTCGACCTGGCCACGCTTCCCCCGGCGGCGGAGCGGGCCGCCCGGCGGTCGGTGCTGATCAGCTCCGGGCTGTGGGGTGCGGTCCGGCTCACCGACCGGGTTCCGCCGTACCGCTGCCCGATCGGGGCGCGGCTGCCGGGCGTCGGGGCGCTGTCGGCGTACTGGCGTGCGGCGCTGGGACCGGCGGTGACCGCGGCGGCGGGCAGCGGGCCCGTGCTGGACCTGCGCTCCGGCGCGTACGCGGCCACCTGGGCGCCGCGCGGCGTGCTCGCCGAGCGCACGGTGACCGTGCGGGTGCTGCACGAGCGGACGGTCGACGGGGCGCCGGTGCGGTCGGTGGTGAGCCACTTCAACAAGGCGACCAAGGGTCGGCTGGTGCGTGACCTGCTCCTCGCCGGCGCCCGCCCCCGCACTGCCGGCGCGCTGGTGTCGGCGCTGCGCGAGCTGACGTACACGGTCGAGGAGGCGCCCCTCTCGGCCGGTCGGCCCCGGCAGGTCGACCTGGTCGTCACCGACCTCTGA
- a CDS encoding acyltransferase produces MTDSNDRSASVFVHPTADVEDGARVGDGTKVWHLAHVRSSAQVGAGCVIGRNVYVDAGVTVGDRVKIQNNVSVYQGVTIEDEVFVGPCAVFTNDFRPRAQNPDWTITPTLVRRGASIGANATLVCGIEVGEYAMIAAGSVVTKDVKPYQLVAGNPARPKGWVDAKGEVVSRDVDNPPHQG; encoded by the coding sequence ATGACTGACAGCAACGACCGGTCCGCTTCCGTCTTCGTCCACCCGACGGCCGACGTGGAGGACGGCGCCCGGGTCGGCGACGGCACCAAGGTCTGGCACCTCGCGCACGTCCGGTCGAGCGCCCAGGTCGGCGCCGGCTGCGTGATCGGCCGCAACGTCTACGTCGACGCGGGCGTCACCGTCGGCGACCGCGTGAAGATCCAGAACAACGTCTCGGTCTACCAGGGCGTGACCATCGAGGACGAGGTCTTCGTCGGCCCGTGCGCCGTGTTCACCAACGACTTCCGGCCGCGCGCGCAGAACCCGGACTGGACGATCACCCCGACGCTGGTGCGCCGGGGCGCCTCGATCGGCGCCAACGCCACGCTGGTGTGCGGCATCGAGGTCGGCGAGTACGCGATGATCGCCGCCGGTTCGGTGGTGACCAAGGACGTCAAGCCGTACCAGTTGGTGGCCGGCAACCCGGCCCGGCCGAAGGGCTGGGTGGACGCCAAGGGCGAGGTCGTCTCGCGGGACGTGGACAACCCGCCGCACCAGGGCTGA
- a CDS encoding sensor histidine kinase, which produces MRRRLVISYLLLMVLVLVALETPLAVTLASRETDRVRADRLADATRFASLAGPALRGGSPGPLGGELAAYDDLYRIGAAVVDRDRRTVAASARWDPGGGTGTAVDTALSGQQFSGPESVWPWEDGPLVTAVPINDGGEVLGAVVTTTPTGPVRRTVTVWWLLLAGLGLLTVLACVSTAFGLAGWVLRPVTELDTATHEIAEGRRTARVRPRLGPPELRRLATSFNDMVDAVSDVMDRQRAFVAHASHQLRNPLTALRLRVEELGPSLTDPDGRAEHRLALEETDRLATVLDALLTLARAEREENQRVTVDAAAAAESRVAAWLPLARHRSVTLRLDADEAPAHARTVPTAIDQALDALIDNAVKFSGAGGEVTVTVRRVDGGTELTVRDTGPGMTASQIDQATERFWRAPDVQNVDGAGLGLTIAAVLVDASDGRLTMRQGEPRGLVAELWFPAPPAEPADPDDRAAAPERHGEPVGG; this is translated from the coding sequence GTGCGCCGCCGGCTGGTGATCAGCTACCTGCTGCTGATGGTGCTGGTGCTGGTCGCGCTGGAGACCCCGCTGGCGGTCACGCTCGCCTCGCGGGAGACCGACCGGGTCCGCGCCGACCGGCTCGCCGACGCCACCCGCTTCGCCTCGCTGGCCGGTCCGGCGCTGCGCGGCGGCAGCCCCGGCCCGCTGGGCGGCGAACTGGCCGCCTACGACGACCTCTACCGGATCGGCGCGGCCGTGGTGGACCGCGACCGCCGTACGGTGGCCGCCTCGGCCCGGTGGGACCCGGGCGGGGGCACCGGCACGGCGGTCGACACCGCGCTGTCCGGGCAGCAGTTCAGCGGCCCGGAGTCGGTCTGGCCCTGGGAGGACGGGCCGCTGGTGACGGCGGTGCCGATCAACGACGGCGGCGAGGTGCTCGGCGCGGTGGTCACCACCACGCCGACCGGCCCGGTGCGCCGCACCGTCACCGTGTGGTGGCTGCTGCTGGCCGGCCTGGGCCTGCTCACGGTGCTGGCCTGCGTCTCCACCGCGTTCGGGCTGGCCGGCTGGGTGCTGCGCCCGGTCACCGAGCTGGACACGGCGACCCACGAGATCGCCGAGGGACGCCGCACCGCCCGGGTCCGGCCCCGGCTCGGCCCGCCCGAGCTGCGCCGGCTGGCGACCAGCTTCAACGACATGGTCGACGCGGTCTCCGACGTGATGGACCGGCAGCGGGCCTTCGTCGCGCACGCCAGCCACCAGCTACGCAACCCGCTGACCGCGCTGCGGCTGCGGGTGGAGGAGCTGGGGCCCAGCCTCACCGACCCGGACGGCCGGGCCGAGCACCGGCTGGCGCTGGAGGAGACCGACCGGCTGGCCACCGTGCTCGACGCGCTGCTCACCCTGGCCCGGGCCGAGCGGGAGGAGAACCAGCGGGTCACCGTGGACGCCGCCGCCGCGGCCGAGTCCCGGGTCGCGGCCTGGCTACCGCTGGCCCGGCACCGGTCGGTGACGCTCCGGCTCGACGCCGACGAGGCGCCGGCGCACGCGCGGACCGTGCCGACCGCCATCGACCAGGCGCTCGACGCGCTGATCGACAACGCGGTCAAGTTCAGCGGCGCCGGGGGAGAGGTGACGGTGACCGTACGCCGCGTCGACGGTGGGACGGAGCTGACCGTGCGCGACACCGGCCCCGGCATGACGGCCAGCCAGATCGACCAGGCCACCGAGCGGTTCTGGCGGGCCCCGGACGTGCAGAACGTGGACGGCGCGGGGCTGGGGCTGACCATCGCCGCGGTGCTCGTCGACGCGTCCGACGGCCGGCTCACCATGCGCCAGGGCGAGCCGCGCGGGTTGGTCGCCGAGTTGTGGTTCCCGGCGCCGCCGGCCGAGCCGGCCGATCCCGACGACCGCGCCGCCGCCCCGGAGCGCCACGGCGAGCCGGTCGGCGGCTGA
- a CDS encoding TAXI family TRAP transporter solute-binding subunit: MSRHWSARRRRRTAVPLALLLLLVPGVAGCRDEPAEPVRIRIATGSPTAVYHAFGQSLAALLNRELPGVRAEVLVTAASAQNVRLVGAGDAELGFTQADVLPPREPEHPAVLAVARVYDDLLHLVTTAGGPVRTLADLRGRRVSVGADGSGTEVTATRLLSVAQLGGDRVRQEHLGLDDSVAALREGRIDAFFFSGGLPVRGVADLAERTSLRMVDLGDWTEPLRRAYGQVYVTRDIPRSVYRADPVSTVANPNYLIVNARLPTALVRDVTRLLMDRREELAAAHPAAGRMSPRSAIVTTPLPLHPGAAQWYRDTKP, encoded by the coding sequence GTGAGCCGACACTGGTCTGCACGCCGCCGGCGCCGGACCGCGGTCCCGCTGGCGTTGCTGCTGCTGCTCGTCCCCGGCGTCGCCGGCTGCCGGGACGAGCCCGCCGAGCCGGTGCGGATCCGCATCGCCACCGGCAGCCCGACCGCCGTCTACCACGCCTTCGGCCAGTCGCTGGCCGCCCTGCTCAACCGGGAGCTGCCCGGGGTGCGGGCCGAGGTGCTGGTCACCGCGGCCTCCGCGCAGAACGTCCGGCTGGTCGGCGCCGGGGACGCGGAGCTGGGGTTCACCCAGGCCGACGTGCTGCCGCCCCGCGAGCCGGAGCACCCGGCGGTGCTCGCCGTGGCCCGCGTCTACGACGACCTGCTGCACCTGGTCACCACCGCCGGCGGTCCGGTGCGCACGCTCGCCGACCTGCGCGGCCGGCGGGTCTCGGTGGGCGCCGACGGGTCCGGCACCGAGGTCACCGCCACCCGGCTGCTCTCCGTGGCGCAGCTCGGCGGCGACCGGGTCCGCCAGGAGCACCTGGGCCTGGACGACTCGGTGGCCGCGCTGCGCGAGGGCCGGATCGACGCGTTCTTCTTCTCCGGCGGGCTGCCGGTGCGCGGCGTCGCCGACCTGGCTGAGCGGACCTCGCTGCGGATGGTCGACCTGGGCGACTGGACCGAGCCGTTGCGGCGCGCGTACGGCCAGGTGTACGTGACCCGCGACATCCCCCGGTCGGTCTACCGGGCGGACCCGGTCAGCACGGTGGCCAACCCGAACTATCTGATCGTCAACGCGCGCCTGCCCACCGCGCTGGTACGCGACGTGACCCGGCTGTTGATGGACCGGCGCGAGGAGTTGGCCGCGGCCCATCCGGCGGCCGGCCGGATGAGTCCCCGGTCGGCGATCGTGACCACGCCGTTGCCGCTGCACCCGGGCGCGGCGCAGTGGTACCGCGACACCAAACCCTGA